A stretch of the Aspergillus puulaauensis MK2 DNA, chromosome 6, nearly complete sequence genome encodes the following:
- a CDS encoding sodium/calcium exchanger protein (COG:P;~EggNog:ENOG410PHZ1;~InterPro:IPR004837;~PFAM:PF01699;~TransMembrane:14 (i25-42o111-131i143-162o182-207i219-238o244-265i656-675o762-783i795-815o835-858i870-893o899-923i944-969o981-999i);~go_component: GO:0016021 - integral component of membrane [Evidence IEA];~go_process: GO:0055085 - transmembrane transport [Evidence IEA]), translating to MLEELTSIFPRISVDRRRRYSVRPFYWSLVIFIVLAVFSWGLDQRSRSSAAHGISSSSVRSFIKRENEPECRQVRNADDQCAFVRSYCLDHEDGFFSYLELYYCTLADAKLLAFVIIIFWLSLLFSTIGIAASDFLCIDLSTLASFLGLSESLTGVTFLAFGNGSPDVFSTFAAMRSNSGSLAIGELIGAAGFITSVVAGSMALVRPFKVARRSFVRDVSYFVIAISFSMVLLADGHLHAWESAAMVALYFFYVVLVVTWHWYIVRRRRVQERNMAARSHFHIPDNQELDIEEVEEDDPGVASESTNLLRGATVEDFDALENAEIPAWKDADEDDDARNRHLAEIRDNMRIYRPSMNRRNTLNPIRPSLVGALEFQSVLSSLQRSRSHNRNHSINLGRYSDASGGARGHRSELDNMSIASHPQSSRSRSNNLLSVDYGTNRTRAVSANDAMGLRLDTNLFPADSTAQPQLTVSRPSIDEEFGTRPPHAPEPQIGTGLSRSSTPSPSSSRSPSPSPGPGPNSRLQDPGLLAPPNVISSPNYSDAASDSRSVQVSPRGTKYPAGPQNGIPSDSFSPFPSYQDVPTSPSLRPPTPSIRIPAPFSPTEPLQLDEDILDGSSRRMSPISWWPRSRSRLHIVLSILFPTLNGWKAKSVWEQILGIVAAPSVFLLTITLPVVDPAPSEDTSTSLPVIVSSADDSNTVAPIVRLPEDSPLLQAHDSRAATERTTVRQDNKFQSERGRSRYDSELPAVREPVDIPTPTREWYLWLVYIQLFIGPQFVALIGWTTIDEDLTARTFLLLSLGGLVFSLICLGALVISVRQTRGSLGHPPSSWRPILALLGFVVAIFWIAIIATEVVSLLKTIGVILNISDSLLGLTVFAVGNSLGDLVANITVARLGYPVMALSACFGGPMLNILLGIGLGGLYMTLHNKGLQTIATSEVTYDIAVSKVLIISGATLLATLIGLLIVIPWNNWRMDRKVGCGLIALWCVTTLGNVIAEIFW from the exons ATGCTTGAAGAACTGACGTCGATATTTCCTCGAATTTCGGTTGACCGAAGACGTCGATACTCTGTTAGGCCATTCTACTGGTCTCTCGtgatcttcatcgtccttgcGGTATTTAGCTGGGGATTGGATCAACGGAGCAGGTCTTCGGCTGCTCATGGTATTTCGAGCTCTTCAGTTCGCTCCTTCATAAAGCGGGAAAATGAACCAGAG TGTCGCCAGGTCCGTAATGCGGATGATCAATGTGCTTTTGTTCGCTCGTATTGCCTGGACCATGAAGACGGTTTCTTCTCGTACCTTGAGCTATACTACTGCACCCTTGCAGATGCAAAGCTGCTCGCTTTTGTTATTATCATATTCTGGTTATCCCTTCTATTTAGCACCATCGGGATCGCCGCAAGCGATTTTCTATGCATTGATCTAAGTACGTTGGCCAGCTTCCTCGGCTTGAGTGAGAGCCTGACTGGAGTCACCTTCCTTGCCTTCGGAAATGGAAGCCCCGACGTTTTCTCGACCTTTGCCGCTATGAGGTCCAACAGTGGCAGCCTGGCTATTGGAGAGCTCATCGGAGCTGCAGGCTTTATAACTTCGGTGGTTGCCGGCTCAATGGCGCTGGTGCGCCCATTCAAAGTCGCCCGCAGAAGCTTTGTTCGTGATGTTAGCTATTTCGTGATCGCAATAAGTTTCAGCATGGTTCTTTTGGCGGACGGCCACCTTCATGCTTGGGAGTCTGCCGCTATGGTTGCGTTGTATTTCTTCTACGTTGTACTCGTTGTTACATGGCACTGGTACATAGttcgacgccgccgagtGCAGGAGAGGAATATGGCGGCTCGGTCCCACTTCCATATACCGGATAACCAGGAACTAGATAtcgaagaagtggaagaggacgatCCTGGGGTTGCGTCAGAGTCGACTAATCTTCTCCGTGGTGCGACTGTGGAAGACTTTGATGCTCTGGAAAATGCTGAGATTCCGGCTTGGAAAGATgcagatgaggacgatgacgcCCGCAACCGCCATCTAGCAGAGATTCGGGACAACATGCGCATATATCGGCCTTCAATGAATAGGCGCAATACGCTCAATCCTATAAGACCGAGTTTGGTTGGCGCATTGGAATTCCAGTCGGTTTTATCTTCGTTGCAGAGATCGAGAAGTCATAATAGGAACCATTCAATCAACCTTGGGAGGTATTCGGATGCCTCGGGCGGTGCGCGGGGACACCGTTCAGAACTGGACAATATGTCCATAGCATCTCATCCTCAGAGCAGCCGCTCCCGTTCTAACAATCTCCTGTCCGTTGATTATGGGACCAATCGCACCCGGGCAGTATCTGCAAATGATGCTATGGGTTTGAGATTAGATACCAATCTCTTTCCCGCTGACAGCACAGCGCAGCCCCAATTAACCGTGAGTAGGCCGTCCATCGATGAGGAATTTGGCACACGACCTCCGCATGCTCCCGAACCCCAGATTGGTACGGGCTTGTCCAGGTCATCTACACCGAGCCCAAGTTCGTCGCGaagtccgagtccgagtccggGTCCAGGGCCAAACTCCAGACTTCAGGATCCTGGTTTACTTGCCCCGCCAAATGTCATCAGCTCTCCAAACTACTCGGATGCGGCATCTGATTCACGCTCTGTACAGGTGTCCCCAAGGGGTACGAAGTACCCAGCGGGGCCGCAGAATGGCATTCCATCTGACTCATTTAGTCCTTTCCCTTCATACCAAGATGTGCCAACTTCGCCATCTCTGAGGCCACCAACTCCAAGTATTCGTATTCCTGCGCCATTCAGCCCTACCGAACCGTTACAACTTGACGAAGATATACTTGATGGGAGTAGTCGGCGTATGTCTCCAATAAGTTGGTGGCCTCGCTCGCGTTCGCGCCTACATATCGTCCTATCCATACTCTTCCCGACCTTAAATGGATGGAAAGCCAAGTCGGTTTGGGAGCAAATTCTGGGAATCGTCGCGGCTCCTAGTGTATTCCTCCTGACAATCACTCTCCCTGTTGTCGACCCTGCGCCATCTGAAGATACTTCAACTAGTTTACCAGTTATCGTGTCCTCTGCCGACGATTCAAATACGGTAGCGCCTATTGTGCGTCTGCCAGAAGATTCTCCGCTCCTCCAAGCGCACGACTCGAGGGCTGCAACAGAACGTACGACAGTAAGACAAGACAACAAATTCCAATCGGAGCGGGGGCGGTCGCGCTATGACTCTGAACTTCCTGCTGTGCGCGAGCCCGTTGACATACCCACCCCCACAAGGGAGTGGTACTTGTGGCTGGTATATATACAACTCTTCATAGGTCCCCAATTCGTAGCCTTAATTGGTTGGACCACCATAGACGAAGATCTGACGGCGCGCACCTTTCTACTTCTCAGTCTAGGCGGCCTTGTGTTCTCTCTGATATGTCTTGGTGCACTTGTTATCAGCGTACGCCAAACCCGCGGCTCCTTGGGCCACCCTCCAAGCTCGTGGCGCCCAATTCTCGCACTTCTAGGTTTCGTTGTTGCTATCTTCTGGATCGCCATCATAGCTACAGAAGTAGTCAGCCTCCTCAAAACCATTGGCGTCATCCTCAATATTAGCGATTCCCTCCTCGGTCTTACTGTCTTTGCTGTCGGGAATTCCCTTGGCGACCTCGTCGCCAACATCACTGTCGCCCGTCTCGGCTACCCAGTCATGGCCTTGAGCGCCTGCTTCGGCGGTCCCatgctcaacatcctcctcgggATCGGCCTCGGTGGTTTATACATGACTCTGCATAACAAAGGCTTGCAAACTATCGCCACATCGGAGGTCACCTACGATATCGCTGTCTCCAAAGTCCTTATTATTAGTGGGGCTACACTTCTTGCTACTCTAATCGGGTTACTTATTGTAATACCCTGGAATAATTGGCGGATGGACCGAAAAGTCGGCTGTGGGCTTATCGCACTCTGGTGCGTGACTACGTTGGGTAACGTTATTGCTGAAATTTTCTGGTAA